The following are encoded together in the Bacillus sp. NP157 genome:
- a CDS encoding DUF4339 domain-containing protein, producing MSDERKIWVGRDGQRFGPYDEPTLRAWIAEGKIAATAMGWHDGMAEWRPLHEILGIPLPPPMMGGVAAVQHSDLPAPPDLHWFLIAVIDMFTGGLMSLVWIFLQSSWIKKIDPSSRATLWLIVSVCLLPLGWLLMMGSIFGSSALRSGSPPDFADFAHAMALFPLVMLVGLGSLVFRYIAIFSMARSMREKLPAYGLVPDIGGVTLFFFTHYYLQAQMTWVARWRTTGQVDPPANKVVFWILLSVWAGFMFLVVMAMSLAMFGSVNHG from the coding sequence ATGAGCGACGAAAGGAAGATCTGGGTAGGCCGTGATGGCCAGCGTTTCGGACCTTACGACGAACCCACGCTGCGTGCCTGGATCGCCGAGGGCAAGATCGCGGCGACGGCCATGGGCTGGCACGACGGCATGGCCGAATGGCGGCCGCTGCACGAGATCCTCGGGATCCCGTTGCCGCCGCCGATGATGGGTGGCGTGGCCGCCGTCCAGCACAGTGACCTGCCGGCGCCGCCGGACCTGCACTGGTTCCTCATCGCCGTGATCGACATGTTCACCGGCGGCCTGATGAGCCTGGTCTGGATCTTCCTGCAGTCGTCCTGGATCAAGAAGATCGATCCGTCCAGTCGCGCGACGCTGTGGCTGATCGTCTCGGTGTGCCTGCTGCCGCTGGGCTGGTTGCTGATGATGGGGTCGATTTTCGGCTCGTCCGCGCTGCGTAGCGGGAGCCCACCGGACTTCGCGGACTTCGCCCATGCGATGGCGCTGTTCCCGCTGGTGATGCTCGTCGGCCTCGGCAGCCTCGTGTTCCGCTACATCGCCATCTTTTCCATGGCCCGCTCCATGCGCGAAAAGCTGCCGGCCTACGGCCTGGTGCCAGATATCGGCGGCGTGACCCTGTTCTTCTTCACCCACTATTACCTGCAGGCGCAGATGACCTGGGTGGCTCGCTGGCGCACCACGGGCCAGGTCGACCCGCCGGCGAACAAGGTGGTTTTCTGGATCCTGCTGTCGGTGTGGGCCGGTTTCATGTTCCTCGTGGTCATGGCGATGTCGCTGGCCATGTTCGGCAGCGTCAACCACGGCTGA
- the gmk gene encoding guanylate kinase has protein sequence MSDGTLFVVAAPSGAGKSTLVNALLEREPQISLSISHTTRPPRVGEEYGRHYFFVERPDFEREIEEGIFLEHAEVHGNLYGTSRTVVEGKLVSGVDVLLEIDWQGARQVRKGKGDCVSVFILPPSRVELERRLRGRGSDAPDVIERRLFNSREEIAHAHEFDYIIVNDRFEDALADLQSIVRAVRLRSAWAAKRHESLIEELLAP, from the coding sequence ATGAGCGACGGCACCCTGTTCGTGGTGGCCGCGCCGTCGGGTGCGGGCAAGTCCACGCTGGTCAATGCGCTGCTCGAGCGCGAACCGCAAATCTCCCTGTCCATCTCGCACACCACCCGCCCGCCGCGGGTGGGCGAGGAATACGGCCGCCACTACTTCTTCGTCGAACGGCCAGACTTCGAGCGCGAAATCGAGGAAGGCATCTTCCTGGAACATGCCGAAGTGCACGGCAACCTCTACGGCACGTCGCGCACGGTGGTCGAGGGCAAGCTGGTGTCCGGCGTGGACGTGCTGCTGGAGATCGACTGGCAGGGGGCCCGCCAGGTCCGCAAGGGCAAGGGCGATTGCGTCAGCGTGTTCATCCTGCCGCCGTCGCGGGTGGAACTTGAGCGCCGCCTGCGCGGTCGAGGTTCGGACGCGCCCGACGTGATCGAGCGCCGCCTGTTCAATTCCCGCGAGGAGATCGCCCATGCCCACGAATTCGACTACATCATCGTGAACGATCGCTTCGAAGATGCGCTGGCCGACCTGCAGTCCATCGTCCGCGCGGTGCGCCTGCGCTCGGCGTGGGCGGCGAAACGCCACGAGTCCCTGATCGAGGAACTGCTCGCACCATGA